The sequence AAGAAGACGGAGAACCAGTCGATGGCGGACGAGGTGCCGCGGTGCAAGGTGGGCAGCGCAAAAGCGGCCAGGACTGCCAACGCGGGCAATGCGAGCATCAGGGCGCGATCCGACCCGCCCATCGCCACGCACGCCACCAGGCTCACCAGGGCGCTGCCCAGGGGCACGGCGATGTGCCGGTGCAGCAGGTGGGAACGCCAGCGCCACAGCGTCCACAAGGCCAGCGGCCAGGCGGGCCATGTGAACCACGCCAGCAATCGGGCCACGTTGAAGAGCTGGCTGGGGTGCGCGTAGCCGTTCGCACGCCAAGCCCAGGCCTGCAGCGATAGCGCCACCACGGCGGCCAGCGCCGCGGACAAGACGATCCAGGTCGTGAAGCGGCGGGCGGGCTCGTAGCTCGAGTACCAGCAGGCCACGGCGCCTGCGCCGGCCAGGAGCATCGCAATGCTCGGCGCACCGCTGCCAGCGAGAACCGGAAGGGCGACGAGCGCTGCGACACGGCTTTGCCACGGCCTGAACGGACAGGCGGCAAGCGCGTAGAGAAACAAGGCGACGCTTGCGAGCTGGGCGAGTTCCGGCGTGGTTTCGTGTCCCAACTGCAGGAGGCCGAGGCTGGCGATCAGCGCGAGCAGCGCGCCGTCGGCGATGGCGCGGGCATAGTCCACCGGGCTTGCCTCACCGCCGAAGGCAAACGGCACCGGCTGGGCGGCGTCCGTGCGGGCGAGGTGATAGGTGCTGTACCACGTCCACAGAAAGGTGAGCCCGAGCAGGATCGCAAAGGGCACACGGGCAGCAAGCTCCGGCGCCACGAGCCCGCCTGACAGCTTGATGAAAACCGCGCCCAGCCAGTAAGGCAGCAGGGCGGCGTCGGCTGGCAGGCCACCGACCGTGGGCGTGAGCCAACTGGTGTGCCCCTGGGCGATGTTGACCATGTAGCCGAACGCGGAGATGTCGGCGCTCTTCCAAGGGTCCCGGCCAAAGACGCCTGGCAGCAGATAGGCTGCACACAGCAGGATCAGCGCCACCCGGGGCAGGCGGCTGGCGGCGCGTTCGGTGACGAGGGCGGGCTTGGGGGTGTTCAAGCTGAGGTGCTGATGTTGGGCGTCAGAGGCAGACGGCGATGATGCAGCAACTTGGGTGCATGCCCGGCGCAGGCAACAAAAAAGGCAGCCGAAGCTGCCTTTCCGTGCGGGTGCCAGCGGCGCCCGATTTACTTCTTGAGGTGCGCAAACTTGTTGCGGAACTTCTCGACGCGGCCGCCGAGGGAGTCGACGCTCTTTTGCGTGCCTGTGTAGAAGGGGTGGGACTCGCTGGTCGTTTCCAGCTTGAACAGCGGCACTTCACGGCCGTCGTCGAGCTTGATGGTTTCTTTGGTCTGGGCGCACGAGCGCGTCACGAACTTGAAACCGTTGGACAGGTCGACGAAGCAGACGTCGCGGTAGTTCGGGTGAATGCCTTCTTTCATGGGAACCTCTTCGCGTAAAGGTCGGGAGCCACGCCGAACCGCTCGGCGCACTTTCCGGATGGCGGAAAACCCGCGATTATGCCAGCGGCTTAGCCGCCGCGGCGCATCATGTCGAAGAAATCGAGGTTGTTCTTCGTGGATTTCATCTTGTCGAGGATGAATTCCATCGCCTCGATCTCGTCCATCGGGTAGAGCAGCTTTCGCAGGATCCAGGTCTTCTGCAGGATCTCGGGCTTCAGCAGCAGTTCCTCGCGCCGTGTGCCGCTCTTGTTCAGAAGGATCGACGGGTAGACCCGCTTCTCGGCCATGCGGCGGTCCAGGTGGATTTCGCAGTTGCCGGTGCCCTTGAACTCTTCGTAGATGACTTCGTCCATGCGGCTGCCGGTGTCGACCAGCGCGGTGCCGATGATGGTCAGCGAGCCGCCTTCTTCGATGTTGCGGGCCGCGCCGAAGAAGCGCTTCGGACGCTGCAGGGCGTTGGCGTCGACACCACCGGTCAGCACCTTGCCCGACGAGGGGAGCACGTTGTTGTAGGCGCGGGCGAGGCGGGTGATCGAGTCCAGAAGAATGACCACGTCCTTCTTCATCTCGACCAAGCGCTTGGCGCGCTCGATCACCATCTCGGCCACCTGCACGTGGCGGGCAGCGGGCTCGTCGAAGGTGGAGCTGATGACTTCGCCGCGCACGGTGCGCTGCATTTCGGTCACTTCTTCGGGGCGCTCGTCGACCAGCAGCACGATGAGGTAGACGTCGGGGTGGTTGGCGACGATCGCATGCGCCAGGTGCTGCATCATCACCGTCTTGCCGCTCTTGGGCGGCGCCACCAGCAGCGCGCGCTGGCCTTTGCCGAGCGGGGCGATGAGGTCGATGATGCGGCTCGTGATGTTCTCGTCGCCCTTGATCTCACGCTCGAGCTTGAACGCCTCTTTCGGGAAGAGCGGCGTCAGGTTCTCGAACATGATCTTGTGCTTGCTCTCCTCGGGCGTCACGCCGTTCACGCGATCGACCTTGACCAGCGCGAAGTAGCGCTCGCCGTCCTTGGGCACGCGCACTTCGCCTTCGATCATGTCGCCGGTGTGCAGGTTGAAGCGGCGGATCTGGCTGGGCGAGAGGTAGATGTCGTCGGTAGACGCCATGTAGCTCGTGTCAGGTGCGCGCAGGAAGCCGAAGCCGTCGGGCAGCACTTCGAGCACGCCGTCGCCGAACACCTGCTCGCCGGCCTTGGCGCGCTTCTTCATGATCGCGAACATCAGCTCCTGCTTGCGCATGCGCGAGACGTTCTCGATCTCCAGCTCCTCGCCCATCTTGATGAGCGCGGACACGTGGAGGGCTTTCAGTTCGGAAAGGTGCATGGGCGATGACCCTGGGTGAGAACGCCGATTGGCTGCAGGCTGGCGTTGCGCCTGGCACACCACGGTGCTGCCGCGGTGGAAACGCTGAAATGCGCGCTACTGGAACGCTGCGAGAACTTGGAGTTTGGGGCCGAACCGACGCGCCGTAGCGGGCGTGGTGGCGGGAGTCTTCTGGCGGTGACGCGGTGCTGGCTCAGAAGCCAGCGGACCGCGCCAACGCGATGGCGGAATTATAGATGACCGTCGAGGAACGCCGTCAACTGGGCTTTCGACAAGGCACCCACCTTGGTTGCAGCCAGTTGGCCGCCCTTGAACAGCATCAGCGTGGGGATGCCGCGGATGCCAAACTTCGCAGGCACGTCGCGGTTCTCATCGACGTTCATCTTCGCGATTTGCAGGCGACCGTCGTAATCCTTGGAGACTTCGTCGAGAATCGGCGCGATCATCTTGCAGGGGCCGCACCATTCAGCCCAGTAGTCCACCAGCACCGGCTTGCTCGACTGGAGCACGTCGCTCTCGAACGATGCATCGGTGGTGTGTTTGATCAGTTCACTGCTCATTGTCCTGTCCTCGGCTGGGGCCGCTCGTCGCGAGCGGCCAGGCGGAATGATTCTGACACAAAGCCCCTATTGCCTCCCCCTGGTGCGGTCTCGATGTTTTTATGGCAGCGATAGCCCGGCAGCCTCTTGAAACCGGCGCTGGATGGGCCGATATCGCAGCGCGGCTGAGTGATTGGGCGGCCGTGCGGGGGCTCGAATTGCGCTCGCTTGTGGTGCTCGTGCCGTTCGCCCAGCAGCTGGCGCCGGCGCGCAAGGCCTTTGCGTTGCGCGGTGGTTGGCAGCCTCGGGTGGAGACCACCCGGACCTTGGCCACATCGATGGGCCCGGCGCCACGGGGCGGCGAAGGGCACATCAGTTTCGACGCGGCGACCGACCGCTTGCACGCAGCGCGCCTGTTGCGCGGCCAGTCGTGGGTGTCGCGCGATCCGCTTGTGTTTGACGACGCCGTGTCCGCGGTCGTGACGACCGCTCACGCCATGCTCAAGGCGGCCGCCGCGGTCGCGCCTTCGGCGCGTGCCGATCATTGGCGGCGCGGTCGCGAGCTGATGGCGCCCGTGGCGGGCGTGGGGACCATCGAACGAGGGCTTGCGAGGGTGGCCCTGGAGTGGGCGGCATCTGCGCCGGCGCCGGTGACGGATGTGTTGTTTGCCAGTCGCCCGGGTGCGTGGGCGGTCGTGCAGGCTGGTGGCGAGGATCCACTCGTGCACAGCGTGATGACCGCCATGCCGGCAGATGTGCCGTGCCTCGTGCTGGATGCTGATGCGCGGGTGCTCGACGCGGTGGCGCCCACACTGGCGATGGCCCGTTGTGAAGGCTTCGAGCACGAAGCCGTGTGTGCCGCGGCCCAGGTGCTGGACCACGTGAGCCGCGGCGAGGTGCCGGTGGCGCTGGTGGCGCAGGACCGGCTGCTGATGCGCCGCGTGCGTGCCTTGCTCGAGCGGCACGGCGTGGGCTTGCAGGACGAGACCGGCTGGAAGCTCTCCACCACCCGCGCCGCAGCGCAAGTGATGGCCTTGCTCCGTGCTGCCGCGCCGAAGGCCTCGGCCGATCTCCTTCTCGACTGGCTGAAGACCACCGCGTGGCCGCAAGCTGCCGTGGCGCACATCGAGTCGGCGTGCCGCCGCGAAGGGTGGACGCAACTCAGCGCCATCCATGCCGAGCGTTTGCGCGGTGCCGCGATCCCGCTGCTCGCCGGTGCAACGGCCGTGCTGCAGAGCTTCCCCGCCACACGCCAGCCGCTGTCCGAGTGGCTGCGCATCCTTCGCGCCGCCTTGTGCGACAGCGGCGTGCTCGACCCCATGCTGTCGGACGACGCCGGCCTGCAGGTGCTGCAGACGCTCCACATCGAAGACGCTGCCGGCTGGTCGGCGCAGGCCGCACAGACTTCGATGAGCCTCGCCGACTTCAGCACCTGGGTCGACGCCGCGCTCGAAGACGCCTCCTTCATCCCCGACGCTGCACCCGATGCCAGCGTGATCGTCACGCCGCTGGCGCGGCTGATGTTGCGGCCCTTCGCCGCGTTGGTGTTTCCCGGTGCCGACGACCACCACCTCGGTGTCGACGCCGGCCCGCACCCCTTGCTCAACGAAGCCCAGGCCATGGCGCTCGGCGTGCCCACGGCGAAGCAGCGCCGCGAGGCGGAAGCGCTCGTGTTTGCCCATGCCGTGAGCCGTGCCCCGGTGACATTTTTCCATCGCCATGCCGACGGACCCGAGCCGCTCGCACCGAGCCCCTTGCTGGAGCAACTCGGGCTCAGGCTCGCCGCGATGGGCCGTTCACTGCAACCCTGGGTCGACCCGCGGGTGGCGGTGCAGCTCGACCCCACGCCCGTGACGATGCCGGCCCCCGCCGCGGCCGTGCTGCTGCCCGATCGTCTGTCGGCCAGTGCCTGCGAGGCGCTGAGAGCCTGCCCTTACCGCTTCTACGCGCTGTATCTTTTGCGCGCGCGCGAGGCGGAGGAGTTGGATGACGAGGTCGAGCAGCGTGACTATGGCAACTGGCTGCATGCCGTGCTGCTCAGGTTCCACACCGAGCGCGGCGAGCCCGCGTCTGTCGAGCTCGAAGCCGCTCGCCTGCTTGCCATCGCCCTGGAGGAGAAACAACTTCAGGGCCTCGACGATGCCGATTTCCTGCCCTTCGAAGCCGGCTTCATCGACCTCGTGCCGCGCTACATCGCCTGGCTCCACGAGCGCGATGCGCAAGGTGCCAGCTTCTGGCAGGGCGAGCAGGAGCGCGAGGTCGCGCCACCCGGATGGCACGGGATCCGCCTCTACGGCCGCATCGACCGAATGGACCGGCTGCCGGGCCCGGCCCTCGAGCTCATCGACTACAAGACCGGCAGCGCCGCCGGCCTGAAGGACAAGCTGCGCCAGCCGCTGGAAGACACGCAGCTCGCGTTCTACGCCGCGCTCGTGCAACCCGAGACCGCGCACCCCATCGAGGCGAGCTACCTGGCGCTCGGCCGCAAGATCGAATCCTTCCCGCACCCCGACGTGCAAGACAGCGCCAACGCGCTCGTGGCAGGTGTCGGCGTCGACGTCGCGCGCATCCGCGCCGGCGCAGGCATGCCTGCCCTGGGCGAGCCACCCACCTGCGATTTCTGCGAGGCCCGCGGCCTGTGCCGGCGCGACCACTGGAGCGGCGAATGAACACACCCGCCTACCGCGCTGACGGCCAGCTGATCGAGCGCGAGGCCTTCTACGCCATCGCCTGCGACCCGCAGCGCAGCGTCGTGGTCGAAGCCTGCGCCGGCGCCGGCAAGACCTGGATGCTCGTCTCACGCATCCTCCGCGCGCTGCTCGAGGGCGCGCAGCCGCAGGAGATCCTCGCCATCACCTTCACCCGCAAGGCCGCGGGAGAGATGCGCGAGCGCCTGCACGAGTGGCTGCGCGATTTCTCGGCGCATGCGATGGACGACGACGCCCGCGCGCAGCAGCTGCGTTTGCGTGGCCTCGACGCGGCACAGGCGCAGCAGCTCGCCCCCGCTCTCGGCCGCCTGCACGAAACCCTGCTCGCGAATGGCCGCAGCGTCGAGATCCGCACCTTCCACGCGTGGTTCTCGCAGCTCCTGCGGGCCGCACCGCGGGACCTGCTGGCCGAGCTCGGCCTCGCGCCCGGCATGACGTTGATGGAAGAGCTCGACGACCACCGCGCCGCCGTGTTCCGTCGCTTCCACGGCGTGGTGGCGGCCGACGCGGCCTTGCGCGCCGACCATGCCGCGCTCGTGCAGCGGCGTGGCCGCGATCAGCTGCGCAAGTGGCTCGAAGCGGCGCTCGACAAACGTGTCGAGCTGGAACTGGCCGATGCCGCCGGCGTGCTCGATGCCAGCATGCCGCCGCCTGATTGCGATGGGCATCCCTGCGAAGCCCTGAAGAGCGCGGCCTGGCGCGACAACCTGCGCGAGCTCGCGCGCGGCCTGGGGCAGGGTGGCGCCAAGGCCCAGGCCGCCGCCAACGGGGTGATCGACGCGATGTCGCTGCCCGAAAGCCAGGCGATGTTCCAGGGCCTGCGCAAAGCGCTCTTCACCGAAAAAGGCACGCCGCGGAAGCTGGGTGACCTGCCGCTGATGGCCACGCTCTCGGCAGAGCTCGAAGCCCTGCTCGCGCAAGTGCAGCAGTACGAGGCCCATCAGGAACACCTCCAGCTCGTCCGCCTCTCGCGCGTGCTGCTGCGCGAGCTGGCCGGCTACAAGCGCACGCGGGGCCTGGCCGACATGGCCGACCTCGAGCGTTGCGCGCTCGCCCTGCTGCGCGACGCCAGTCTCTCGGGCTGGGTGCAGGAGCGGCTGGACATGCGCATCCGCCACGTGCTGATCGACGAATTCCAGGACACCAGCCCGCTGCAGTGGCACGCGCTGCACAGCTGGCTCTCCGCCTATGCCGGTGCCGGTGGCGGCGCGAGCGGACAGCGGCCGCCGGGTGTCTTCATCGTGGGCGACCCCAAGCAGAGCATCTATCGCTTCCGGCGTGCCGAACCGAAGGTGTTCGGCGCCGCGCGCGAGTTCGTGACCGTCGGCCTGCACGGCCACTGGCTCGCCTGTGACCACACCCGGCGCAACGCCCCACAGGTGCTCGACGCGGTGAACCAGGTGTTCGAGCAGGCCGAACGGGAAGCGCTGTACGACGGCTTCCGCCCGCACACGACCGAACTGCAGGCCTTGCCCGCAGCGGGGGTCTACGCTTTGCCGCCGGTGCTGCGGGTGAAGCCGGTGAAGGGCGCGCCGGCGCAACCCTCGCTCTGGCGAGACAGCCTCGCCGTGCCGCGCCACGAGCCCGAAACGCAGCTGCGCGAGCAGGAAGCCCGGCATGTCGCGCATGCCATCCACGAGCTGCTGGCCGATGGCAGCACGCGCCCGGGCGAGGTTTTCGTGCTGTGCCGCAAGCGCGCCTCGCTGCGCCTGGTGGCGCGCGAGCTGCAGGCCTTGCACCTGCCATACGCGGCCGCCGAAGACCACGCGCTGATGGACGCCGCCGAGGTGCGCGACCTCGTGGCCGTGCTCGACGTGCTGGCCTCGCCCGAGCACCGCCTCTCGCTCGCGCATGCGTTGCGCAGCCCGGTGTTCGGCGTGAGCGACGACGAGCTGGTGCAGCTCTCGCTCGCTGCGCGCGACCACGCCGGCGACTGGTGGGCCGCCCTGCAGCAG comes from Piscinibacter sp. HJYY11 and encodes:
- a CDS encoding type B 50S ribosomal protein L31, with translation MKEGIHPNYRDVCFVDLSNGFKFVTRSCAQTKETIKLDDGREVPLFKLETTSESHPFYTGTQKSVDSLGGRVEKFRNKFAHLKK
- the rho gene encoding transcription termination factor Rho; translated protein: MHLSELKALHVSALIKMGEELEIENVSRMRKQELMFAIMKKRAKAGEQVFGDGVLEVLPDGFGFLRAPDTSYMASTDDIYLSPSQIRRFNLHTGDMIEGEVRVPKDGERYFALVKVDRVNGVTPEESKHKIMFENLTPLFPKEAFKLEREIKGDENITSRIIDLIAPLGKGQRALLVAPPKSGKTVMMQHLAHAIVANHPDVYLIVLLVDERPEEVTEMQRTVRGEVISSTFDEPAARHVQVAEMVIERAKRLVEMKKDVVILLDSITRLARAYNNVLPSSGKVLTGGVDANALQRPKRFFGAARNIEEGGSLTIIGTALVDTGSRMDEVIYEEFKGTGNCEIHLDRRMAEKRVYPSILLNKSGTRREELLLKPEILQKTWILRKLLYPMDEIEAMEFILDKMKSTKNNLDFFDMMRRGG
- the trxA gene encoding thioredoxin TrxA, translated to MSSELIKHTTDASFESDVLQSSKPVLVDYWAEWCGPCKMIAPILDEVSKDYDGRLQIAKMNVDENRDVPAKFGIRGIPTLMLFKGGQLAATKVGALSKAQLTAFLDGHL
- a CDS encoding PD-(D/E)XK nuclease family protein, with translation MRGLELRSLVVLVPFAQQLAPARKAFALRGGWQPRVETTRTLATSMGPAPRGGEGHISFDAATDRLHAARLLRGQSWVSRDPLVFDDAVSAVVTTAHAMLKAAAAVAPSARADHWRRGRELMAPVAGVGTIERGLARVALEWAASAPAPVTDVLFASRPGAWAVVQAGGEDPLVHSVMTAMPADVPCLVLDADARVLDAVAPTLAMARCEGFEHEAVCAAAQVLDHVSRGEVPVALVAQDRLLMRRVRALLERHGVGLQDETGWKLSTTRAAAQVMALLRAAAPKASADLLLDWLKTTAWPQAAVAHIESACRREGWTQLSAIHAERLRGAAIPLLAGATAVLQSFPATRQPLSEWLRILRAALCDSGVLDPMLSDDAGLQVLQTLHIEDAAGWSAQAAQTSMSLADFSTWVDAALEDASFIPDAAPDASVIVTPLARLMLRPFAALVFPGADDHHLGVDAGPHPLLNEAQAMALGVPTAKQRREAEALVFAHAVSRAPVTFFHRHADGPEPLAPSPLLEQLGLRLAAMGRSLQPWVDPRVAVQLDPTPVTMPAPAAAVLLPDRLSASACEALRACPYRFYALYLLRAREAEELDDEVEQRDYGNWLHAVLLRFHTERGEPASVELEAARLLAIALEEKQLQGLDDADFLPFEAGFIDLVPRYIAWLHERDAQGASFWQGEQEREVAPPGWHGIRLYGRIDRMDRLPGPALELIDYKTGSAAGLKDKLRQPLEDTQLAFYAALVQPETAHPIEASYLALGRKIESFPHPDVQDSANALVAGVGVDVARIRAGAGMPALGEPPTCDFCEARGLCRRDHWSGE
- a CDS encoding exodeoxyribonuclease V subunit beta — protein: MNTPAYRADGQLIEREAFYAIACDPQRSVVVEACAGAGKTWMLVSRILRALLEGAQPQEILAITFTRKAAGEMRERLHEWLRDFSAHAMDDDARAQQLRLRGLDAAQAQQLAPALGRLHETLLANGRSVEIRTFHAWFSQLLRAAPRDLLAELGLAPGMTLMEELDDHRAAVFRRFHGVVAADAALRADHAALVQRRGRDQLRKWLEAALDKRVELELADAAGVLDASMPPPDCDGHPCEALKSAAWRDNLRELARGLGQGGAKAQAAANGVIDAMSLPESQAMFQGLRKALFTEKGTPRKLGDLPLMATLSAELEALLAQVQQYEAHQEHLQLVRLSRVLLRELAGYKRTRGLADMADLERCALALLRDASLSGWVQERLDMRIRHVLIDEFQDTSPLQWHALHSWLSAYAGAGGGASGQRPPGVFIVGDPKQSIYRFRRAEPKVFGAAREFVTVGLHGHWLACDHTRRNAPQVLDAVNQVFEQAEREALYDGFRPHTTELQALPAAGVYALPPVLRVKPVKGAPAQPSLWRDSLAVPRHEPETQLREQEARHVAHAIHELLADGSTRPGEVFVLCRKRASLRLVARELQALHLPYAAAEDHALMDAAEVRDLVAVLDVLASPEHRLSLAHALRSPVFGVSDDELVQLSLAARDHAGDWWAALQQMQSPSLARAARLLASWHEAAAQLPPHDLLDRIVFEGEVRERVAAVVPPEQRLAALNAIDALLAQALTLDGARYATPYNFVRALKRRLLKAAAPVQPDAVQLLTVHGAKGLEAKVVFVMDSQPEAAKPDTATLLIDWPVEADRPRRCAFLYSEAQCPPSLRELMADEMKARQREELNGLYVAMTRARERLVFSRTEPHHAGASWWERVEGLAQAWQPAAPAQAAAGVASPIVLQVLPAGRPLARATPPVLRSPDTPATRLGQAVHRVLEWASAQRETPDLAELAEAAAAEFGAPPGEVARMASAIWQNPQCRRFLAGPGLLWAGNEVPMAEGGEVLRLDRLVKLDDGAGPTWWVLDYKLSLQPGEQAEYREQMLRYRRAVAALAAGEPVRCALVNGRGDVIEVT